CGGCTTGAGTATTACGAACTGAATGCAACACCTCGATATTCTCGATACCTTATTTAATCTCATCGGCATTATCAAAATGAATCCACTTATCTGCTTTCATACTTTTTGGAATATTAATATAGTTTCTTgtatttaagaaataaaatgtgTCAATCAATGTATTGCTTTTCTTAAAGAaatttttccaatttaatttatatttttttgggaAATCGTCACCTAGAGCATTTCGAGTTCGTGTGGCCTTCCTCAAGGATCTCTAATCTGCTTTCTGGTTCGGATTCTGGTTTTATTTCCGGGCATCCTCCGATGCTGTCCGCCCCTTTGCCCGCCCACCGACTAGATGCTTTGGActtgctttttatttgcacggaaatgtataatttttcCGAGTCAAATGTAAATACTTTTAGCGTATTTTTGTGGGATTCATCGCCTTGAATTTTTTGTGACTGGGGGCCTGGGGCGTGGCACATGCAAATGACACGCCTGATGCTGCGTAAATAATTTTAGCGCTCTCTCTTTTGGCATAAAATgctaaataaacattttattctTGGCAGAATTCCTTCTTCGAATGTGGGTCAAATGGAGTGTCCATAAAAGGCGCTTTTATCCCAAAACCAGATGCCGAAAATACAGTTTAATTGTATGCATATTGGCTGCGGTTCCGTTTGAGTTGGTGGAAACGTCACGTTTCAACAGCTCAATTTTCGGTTTTGCGATACGCGAAGAAACTTTTGCAATCCAATTAAATTCATCGCAAGTCGAAATCTCGTTTTGACAATTTATGCATCCTTGTGAGACGCCACAGGCATATTTATTCCCATCGATGGCTAGACAATGACGCCTGCGGTCCAATAAATAACCGTCCTTTTGACACAATCGAAATTGGCTcgcaaacaaatttcttttgtCGAGATATCGcccttttttttgtgcccACTCGCACCAGAGGTTAAACACTTAACCCGCGTTGTGGGAAAAATGTGACATCAAATTATGGAACGTAGGCAAATCGCGGCCGTTATCAAAAAATGTAGTAGCCATGGTAGCCAGACTGAAGTCCACGATATGGTTTGATTAAGCGAAGTCGTGGGGTAAATTTAcaagaaaaaaacgaaacgcAAATGAGAGCGTCAAATATATTAAGGCATTTGCATTGGaagtattatattatttttctaaTGATCATGATTAAAATGAATTACTGAATTTTTTCCGATATAAGGCTAAGCTAGTTAACATAGATTAAAACATCAAAGCTAACACATCTAGTTCAGTCTGGGcagaaataaaacttaaacgtataaacattttatatatccCAAAAATAAGAAGTagaacctaaaaaaaaaaaacaaacacattttGTCTTATAACCATGACGACTAAAAGAACAAGGTTCGATAAAATGAACCTGGGAGTACCCGTTCACTCGGACCCCTATGAAGTGGAAAATGAATCGGCCTCGTCAATAAAAAGAGAAACCGGCGAGAAGGTCATGTCTCATAAGGAGCTAATGGAAAAACTGCATAAGGAGGTGAAGCTCACGACGCCGGACTTCTTCGCCCATGATCCATCCTGCAGCTCGGACGACTCCGAAGATTTCGAATTCCTGGAGACTATCAAAGAGCGAGCCAGACGCATATCCTTCGTACGACGCCGAAAGCTGCACTACACTGAGTTCTCAACGGTCGAGTTGGCCAGGCGTCTGATCCGCGAGGAGTTCACAGAGTCATCGGAGAGTCAACTAAGCGTGGATGATGAACATATCTCCGAGATCGCCGAAGAGGAGTGTCCGCCCTGCGGCACAGACTCCGACGACTTACTTCCGTACTT
The sequence above is a segment of the Drosophila melanogaster chromosome 2L genome. Coding sequences within it:
- the CG12620 gene encoding uncharacterized protein, isoform B, whose amino-acid sequence is MTTKRTRFDKMNLGVPVHSDPYEVENESASSIKRETGEKVMSHKELMEKLHKEVKLTTPDFFAHDPSCSSDDSEDFEFLETIKERARRISFVRRRKLHYTEFSTVELARRLIREEFTESSESQLSVDDEHISEIAEEECPPCGTDSDDLLPYFQYDRATDQSMISDDSLPKEDPEPGFHPAHHCYNKLISQTPDPPIVYVPAEPEPQPEPQPEPPVEPRPEPEPEPEPETVLPPTAPEVIDKTAPEEEKHTRVLDRGENIDLKNLSAIQKNISSSVKKHTGQKTRNL